The Primulina tabacum isolate GXHZ01 chromosome 7, ASM2559414v2, whole genome shotgun sequence genome includes a window with the following:
- the LOC142550583 gene encoding uncharacterized protein LOC142550583: MPKSLDVELEQFDPEIEKTFRRQQQRLKELMERHEHEHEEERHKGRHVEMPRRIPMLEYAQPSLDGSISTWEDMAKAFLIKYFPPSKAMKLQEDITTFAQFEQESLYEAWECFKDLLRRCPHHEMPIGLVVQTFYYGLCTPNRTMIDVAACGNLLRKTVEEGYESLEEMAASSYHPQSERDNQRRNAGVHQVTDLSAITAQLDVLNRKLDGLNMGGTAMRHQEIFYDKCGGEHFAKDYRNGNPFYAQKGAPVNQVGVQNRRRNDPYSNTYNPGWRQHPNFSWGGQNTLKKAKLDAQFGKFLKVFKKLHINIPFADALMQTPSYAKFLKDILANKRKLEDHMTIPPKLKYPGSFSIPCVIGDILFHKVLCDLGMSINLMPLSVLRKLGLREPKPTRMSLPLADKSVKYP, from the exons atgccaaagtcacttgacgtggagcttgagcagTTTGACCCGGAAATTGAAAAAACTTTCCGCAGACAACAGCAGAGACTGAAGGAACTGATGGAGAGGCACGAGCACGAGCATGAGGAGGAACGCCATAAAGGCAGACATGTTGAGATGCCACGCCGTATACCGATGCTAGAGTATGCCCAGCCTTCTTTGGATG gttcgATCAGCACATGGGAGGACATGGCAAAAGCCTTTCTcattaaatactttcctccatctaagGCCATGAAGCTGCAGGAAGACATAACCACATttgctcaattcgagcaggagtctttatatgaggcatgggagtgTTTCAAGGATCTATTGCGAAGATGTCCCCATCATGAAATGCCAATTGGGTTAGTCGTTCAAACTTTTTACTATGGCTTATGCACtcctaatcgtactatgatagatgttgCTGCTTGTGGAAACCTACTGCGAAAAACTGTTGAGGAAGGATATGAGTcattggaggagatggctgctagcagctatcatcctcaatctgaaaggGACAACCAGCGAAGAAATGCAGGAGTTCATCAGGTAACTGACCTTTCCGCTATTACTGCACAACTTGATGTCTTGAACAGGAAATTGGACGGCTTGAATATGGGTGGCACGGCTATGCGTCATCAAGAGATATTCTATGATAAGTGTGGAGGTGAACACTTTGCGAAAGACTATCGAAATGGAAATCCCTTTTATGCGCAAAAAGGGGCACcagtgaatcaagtgggagtccaaaATCGTCGAAGGAATGATCCGTATTCGAAcacatacaatcctggatggaggcaacatcccaacttctcatggggtggccAAAACA cattAAAAAAGGCGAAATTAGAtgcgcaattcggtaagttcttaaaagtattcaagaaattgcacaTCAATATTCCCTTTGCTGATGCGCTGATGCAAACGCCAAGctatgctaaatttttgaagGACATCTTAGCAAACAAGAGAAAATTGGAGGATCATATGACG ATCCCACCAAAACTTAAGtatccagggagtttttctattccttgcgtGATTGGTGATATCCTTTTTCATAAAGTTTTGTGTGATCTTGGTatgagtattaatcttatgcctttaTCTGTATTGAGGAAACTCGGATTAAGAGAACCTAAGCCAACAAGGATGTCCTTGCCACTAGCAGACAAATCTGTCAAATACCCGTGA